TTATCGACAGACTGGCAGAAGTCAGTCGAACctattaaaaatactatttcTGTACCTAGGGGTATAAAAAGCTAGACTTTGACAGATGTAGTCGGTCTATTGATTTATCATAAAGCTGGTTTAGTGTTTAAGCCTCCATTTTGTATCGTCGCTGGTGCCTGAACACAGTATCTTCACTCCACCATTTTGATTTCAGACGCAGTGCTGAATTTCAGGCATTTTTTCTTCTAACTATTGCTTACTGATCGGCCTACTATGTATTGTCCAGCAACTGTatgcattaaatattttttgggtATAGCACCGTCCTCACGTCACGTACCCACTGAACAACAGATGCATGAAGGGGCATGAACAATCCTTAAGGTTCTTTATATTTGTCATAGACTCATAGTGCTGGAgaatttttcaaattttcctTTATACATAACTCGtaaaatctaataaaaatTACCTGCCACGGCTCTTGATAAAAAGTTGTGGAATTCCAGAACACTTAGCATGGAAATGGTTTTTCAATCGTTCGGAATCGTTCTCCCGGTGGTTCCATAGAATGTGTACTTGAACAAGCCTTATTGAAACTGAGCACGCAACGTTGATTAATCACCGGCTCGTAAACGTTCAGAAATATTGTGCTTTAGAGGCTTTTAAATTTCTATAACGCTTTTATAGGCTTCCACTTCAAATACGGTATATCAGTCTAAAATAccacataataaatacataaacgcATACGTTTATGTTATGCATAATTTATACTTCGTGTAATATGTAATGGACTCATCATTTGGCTTTCAAAAGCCACCCAAACAAGCCATTTGCCTAAATAATAGGGGTCTAACATGTTTGAAATGCTCTGTGTACCTCAGGGTCCAGAATTTGTTTGCAAGTGTTCGAATGAAATTAGTCAACAGCCCATTGTGAAGAGGCACTGAGGGGCTCTTTGGTGGCTGAATTGTTTAGGGTCCATTAACTGTCAAGTTTAATTGACTTAAACAACTTAGGGGTATCCCTCTTCATATTTAGGGTGAGGTTTGATGGGTTCAGTATTGTCAATATCACTTGAACACGGGCATTATCTCGCACCCACAATTGGCTTAATAATGTCATCATCTACTTTTACAAACATTTTGGTTCTTCTTGCCCGTCTGATTCGTCTTTTTGAGAagattacctatattatttgcATTTCACTTTAGTAGCTATGACATTATGATGCATTGCAGGTTACTTTAAAGTTAAGAGTTCGTTTGAAATCTGCTGAAAACACTATACCTGGCATCCTTGCTAAGCTTCAGCTACGTGACTTCTTTTGGAAATGCAAATGCAGTTAGGGCTAAATTTTGCGCCGCTGCTAAAACTCGTGAATTCAATTATGTCGTGGTAAAAATTCACCCCTTTCAGTTAAGCGCACGACATGCGTGAAAACACTTTCTTTCACATTACTTTATTCCCGTAGGTAGTAACTTTCGTCCACCTCCCCTTATTTTAAAGTCagctttaaatattttatcagttATTCGAGTTCATTCGTGCGGCGCCACATTGCCGACGTCGGCTGGTTCCACCGGCAGATCGACAAATTTTGCTGGAACacagtaaaatttatataatttagtattaaaatatctcGATTTTGCTTTACTAGGGCTTGTTATGAAATCCTTATTTCAAATTTTACAGTTTAAACTTATGAGATCCCAGGTAAATGATGATATGATCAAAGTAGGATATACTTCCATAATATCATCATTTAAAAGGGAACCTCACAGGAGGTGCAGTTTTAGTATTATCATTTATCATATTGAATTACAGTAGTTCTAGTTGATACTGTTCGTTCCCAAACACTTAGGTTCAATACCTTTACAGATATCGTCCATTAACTCCTAATTACTAATTCTACACacgttgtaaaaaaaaaaacttttaagtaACTCCCCAAAACCCTCGGATAGGAAGATCAGCAAGTTTAATAGCAGTTTAATCTTCGATATCTTTTCCGAACCTTCACCACTTTCTGTCTCGGGGGGCGTCTGCGGCCGTGTGGAGAGGCTTAGAGGCATTTCTGAGGATTACCTGCATTCGTGACGAAAGCTAACATACTGCGGCTCCTTCGGTGTAGCTTTAAAGTCGCGAATGCTATAGTTTTGAACTTTTGGTGAGATTTTCCTAATCGAAGCCATATCGTACCCTCAGGATAATAGAGGCGTaattcaaaaaactaaattgttCGCAAATCGCAAAAACGATCCGGAAATTTTCTTTTTCAACTTATACAGTATTGATTTAACTAATATGGGTGAAAATTGGGActatgttataatttattcatgAAGCCTGGGATGtctattttttgttaatataaTAGACGTAAAGCTCTtgtactataaatattattaaaaaacctAGTATTGTGCGATATATATGTAGAAGGAATTCATATGATTTATGTAATGTTGTTTCACTCATCATCTTTTTCGTCGTTTCCTGCCCCAATCTACATACCTATACATTCTTAATCCAAATAAGCAAAACACTGTTATCTACCGAATTCCATTGGCACCAGAGAGATTCATCATCGTTCTATAAACCAATAACGTCCACGGTGTCTCCTGATCCTTAAGGATTCCGGTCACGTCCGCGCCTCTCATCTCTTGCTGTCACACCCCGCCTTATTACCTCGCAACTATTACCGGGACCCCAGACATGAGTACGGGGATACCTACTAAATAGCGATTTATACCCCCAACATATTTCCCAAACCTGTGCTTCagttttattacaattttcGGTTTCCAGAACTGTTTCGGCCGAACCAGGGTTTCTTCGCTCCCCTCTTGATTAAAGCTTATTATGCCCAAATTACAGGGCTTTTGGTTGGCtgtaaaaacttttttgtttGAATGTTTTGGTGGTTTTGTCATTTTATATCGAAAAGAGTGGTGTTATAGTTTTGATATAAAATATCTGTTTTATCATTCTGTGGGACCGTAGATTAGAAAAGAAAATCCAGAGGTGACattcatataaatagtttCTTTCATAGGTTACATTTAAAGTTGATTGAACTCAACTGTAAAATATAGAATATTCGTCATGTCATGTTGCTGTGTCGATATGAAATTTGCGTCGCCCGATCTCACAATCAATAATCCCATGTTCGGTGTCACGCAACACCGGCATCGATTGCTGATGCATTACGTCTGGCCGGCGCTGTTCAAATAAACATTAGGCAGCGGAATTGTCCGCTCGTAATCGTTTTTCGATTGTCGATATCCCGAGTACCACACCTAGGCATTGTCGCTTTTATGTCAAGGGTAATAGGAGTTTTTGGTTGTATGAACCCTTGTTCGTATGGCTTGTTTCCACAATGGCGGGTGTCGATACCTGTCGCGGTCTGGCTTCATTTGTTTCATCCCCCCGGGAATCAGTGTTTATGGTGATTAAAACGATCCATCCCGACAAGTGCGCTACCGGATATTTGTGGTGTTTTGCTTGAATCTATTTACAGTAATGTACATTACGGTACATCCGCTAATGGAAACGTACTGTTTGGGGAATTTGTTTTTTCGTTATTGCTATTCAGACTCTAAGTAGGGGTTGCAGTCATAACGTAtcacaaatattaaataaatcaaacaaGATACGGGAACAGATACCTAACAGTCTAACTATGAAGAATCTAACTTCGGGATTGTATCTTCGGTTGAACAGCTAGCAATACTAAAGATTGTACTATTAGGTCTTCTGTCGCCATCGTAATTAATAAGTTTTCGTTCAATCAATACTTTTTACGAGATTTTGTCATTTGAATGAGATTCCTTTCAAACCTTCATTTAATGTCCAGCAAAAATAGGTTACTCAATTTTCTGAAAGAAAGTTCGTCTTTCACCAACTCCCTATTAATCCTAATTCAATAAGGTCTGAATTTGTTGTGCCTTGATGGAAAAGGGATAGAATGGACTAAAGTATTTAGGGTTTATCAGGTGACCTTTTTGGTCAAAGATCTTGCCAGTCACCCGCTATTATTAAACATGATTAGATGACCTTTTCCATTCGGTGCGAACTACCTGTACCTATTCAAATGtttaaagatatttatttttattaccaaGACAAGGAACTGGCTTTTGTATCTAGAACATACTAAAAACTGCTACTATATTTACAGTGCAGAAGAACTAACTTCAAATGATTAAGAATCTGAAAAATTCCGTTCCGTTCACTTCCATTTGGTGACATACATCTACCACTACTCTTCTGACAATTGACAGCAAGCGATAGCACTTATGAACTAATAAATCATGATCATGTAGACGACAcacctaaaacaaaacaaaagaacatgGACCAAGGTTCTCAAAAACCAAATCTCAGCAGTAGGCAGTTGTCAGCGTGGTGACGGCACCCGCTGACCAGTGTTCCTCCACAGCGCACCGGAGGTCAGCGCCGGCCAAGAAGCCCGTCGGCAAGCCGCGGACCAAGCAGCCCAAGAAGGTTAAGTTTATCAGTAAGTGTCTGCGGTGTTCTGTCCACTTCTGAAGTCACAAGTAACGTGGTTGTCTGAAATGAAGACTCTGAATTCTTGTAGTTTTGTCAGTGCCTGCGAAGTTCTATCCCCGCcatgcagctatgctgcgatgATGGGAAAGAAATCCGTTTCCACTAGTGCTATGCTATGTGCATGTGCACCTATGAATAAGATTAGTGTGTATCAATCGCATCACATTTCTGGTGGAAAAGTACCCAAAAGTTATGAGGAATGTGGTTGTGTAGTGAAGACTGAAGACTCTGAATTCTGATAAGAAGTCTGATGGAACGTTTGCTAACGGCACTGGGGAAAATAATTATGGTTTCTTGTGGATTTGTGTTTTTGTGCCGTGAGCTCGAAGTTGTGGGATGATTGCAACACCGCAATAGTTGAAATATCGTGTTTGTACCTCTAAAGTGGTTATAAAGACCACAGAGGATCGGagtattctttttctttattttactaccaagaTTTACCTCTCTAAGAGGAAAGATGCGGGGTCTTATCAATAAACCATGCACAaagttaaagtaaataaaagagATACCTATAAGGTAACGCtactgaaaatgaataaaggCTGAGTTATATCTGTGACTAATTTCCTAACAGACTCATTTTCCCATACCGTTTATTATGATCCACAACTTTGTTATGACGCCCTTATTGTATCTTTTACGATATTCTGTCGATCATAAACTTGCCATAAAGCCGTCTGTCTAATAAAACTAGAATATACTCAGCAAACCACCCAAGCACCTAGGGAAGGTGGTTAAGATATCCACGTAGATTTTCcctcgtattttttaaattaaaaaggcGAGGTGAATAATCATCTTCAGAGTCTTTGTTTGGCGGGTCTCCTTTGTTTGAGCGTCACGTACAAACTTCATGCATACTGAATATAAGTCGGCTGCCGCAGGTGTAAGTGCAATTTCCGTGTGACTCATCCGCCGGGGGCTTCCCCGGAAGGGAGGAGGGTGGAGGGAGGGTGCTATCTCGAAATATGACGGAAGGAATTAAAAATTCCTTTATTTTCTTGTGCTGCATCTGCATCAAAGTTTTTCGTGGTTTTTTCATTTCTATTTTACCACAAATACTTACCGCACTTTGACGGTTGGGTGTACTTTATTTACCCAGCATTAAGGTGAGGCTTTGCTGAACCCAAACATACTTATCCCTCTTTAATAACTTCGTTACCTCCCCTTATTGTCGTCCCGGTCACGCACGGACGTGTGCGCAAAAAATATACGCTATCCCTCGCGAATGTACACCCCCCCCCTCCCTTCAGACTCAAGGATGTCTGCCCCCCCTCCACCCCTCCCGTGTCATAATTAAACAACGCCGTCTCTTAGAGGACAGGAACCCTTCACGACCTTAATGGTCCGACCTTGAACATGAGAACAAACTTTTAGACAAAAGGGCCGTTagcttttttaaatttggGAAGTTGAATTAAGACTAGGGGCGTTGAGCGTAATGAAGTGACTCAGTGGCTTTGTTACGGGAATTTTAAGTTAATAAGTGACTGTAACAATGTTTGCTTTCCCTCCGCCTTGTTTTAGTTAGACGGGGTGTAAATGGAGGTAACATGGAAAgcgttttgttatttaaatgaaaatgcCGCCGGGCGTACGGCTTGGTATTTATCTTTTTCATTGTGCGAGTCGTCCCGCAAGCCCTGGCCtgctaagtaaataataaaactattaaatttatagCGAGGTTCCATAGCTCATATATCTCGTTTAGTTtgataaatatgaaaaatactCATGTAAATTCCTTCCTAACCAGGTCTTCTGTGGTGCCCTTTTCACTATTCAGGAAAACTATATTGGATtcgtatacttacatatttgtCAGTCATTGATGCGAGAAGAAGCTTACAGAAGATTTGTACAAATTGTCAATCTCCTCCGATGTTCCGTGTTAGGTAATCTATATTAACAAGACAGAGTGATCTCCGTGATGAAGTCGTGAACCAATTTTCCAGTCATTGAGTATGTAGCTCATCCTACCTCTAGCTACTGCTCCAAATTAGGAGCTATTTAGAGCAGACTTAATTTAGGTTTTCATTAGTCTCTAATCGATTCGTCAATGTAATTATGACTgggttaaaaattaaatttcaggAGAATTGGGTCATATGATCGAAGCATTCCAAGTTAagagcatattattatgttctaaATGTGTCGAGGAAGCTAGATCATTTAATATTCAtaacaatggacaacatttcattttctttaccctatatttttattagttattcggaaagtttatagaaaattagtggacccgtatttttttattttgtatatacataaatatttgcatgttatttttaactttaaagttaattattttaaaaccggaagtgacgtcacatattaggctcaatttttatttttgtctattgcctgagtcttgaaaaaaaacataaatgacactgacaagtgacatttaaactttgtttacatgccaaccaacaaatgggtcattttcaaatgacattgatatttctaatgatggaaagtaggtacttatcatgtaaaaaaataaacagaagcattttttcagctgtgtatgcggtggcatgctctgggacatattatatagaggtcatctcttaataataaataaaaaaaatagtcagaaagtgtcagaaccgaattaatgaaaatgacccaaataaacaacaacgtcacgataaaacgtcaacgtcaatcaaaaatgaaagtgacagttactttgtttttaaatctataggctttgatcatcaaaatgcatcgcacctgatgcatgacgtcatcagcacttttttactattttatgattttctcgaaaatgatacatccaaaaaatacaaaaacattgtttttgtggcctttagagctaaatctcgaaatggttttcgatttatagcagctttagttttttgaaatgttgtccattggtTCCACCTTCATTAGAACATACTCGTACATAacttgggctgaaaatgaaaaagtatTTGGGATTTACTATGGTTACAGACTTCAGTACAGTCGAGCGAGCTAAGAGTTCAAACAGTGCTCAGCATAGCCCGCATGTCTTAGTTACACACGGCAAAAAGCCacataacaatttttttattgaagctCTCTTGTCATATACATGAGAATACCTATAATTAATCACTCCCAAACTTAGGGTCTGTACTGTACATTTGACTGAGAATCGGTGTGATGAGAGCCTGCAACACATAGAACACCTGCCAGAATGGAGAAGAGCGCTGCTGTCGTTATAGCTACGCAGCATTTTAATATTGTGTCCTAGGGTTCGTAATGTACATTTAACTGCGAATCGGTGTAATGCGAGCTCGCATCACATAAAACACCAGAGGAGAAGACTGCTGCTGTCCGCTACACAGCATTTTATTATTCCATTTACAACCCCTAACATTTCCCCCCTTGTCCTCAGCGACCGAGATCCGCTGCCAGGAGATGTCGAAGGGCGGGCTGGCCTACGAGGTGATCCTGGCGGAGCCGGTGGGCGCGCCCGCCCCCAAGCGCGCCGACTCGCCGGAGAAGTCGCCCACTGTGGAGGAGATCCAGGAGAAACTCAAAGCGGCTGAGGAGAGGAGACGTGTAAGTTTTGTGGACATTTTTAATCACCGACAAAGAGTGATGTGTGATGGTTAGCTACCAAACGGCAAAATcgattttcgatttgtttttttcggtcataggtaggtaatgttATCCCGAGTGtgcttttagtgttgaatgttgGTTATGTTACTTCGGGATGGTTATAGGTTGGGACTTGCAATGGGAGGACAGTGGTGGAGTCCTTGGGAGAAGCTTATGGGCCGGGCTACAGGGTGATAATGTTCATGATAGGAGATAGAagtatttcaaaattaatatttcatcTCACGTTAATCGGTAAATTCTCGATTCTTACATTTTTAGCCTTTTACATTCATCGGATCTTGTCAGTACCTATATCTTATTCCTATTACAACCTCAAATCATGATGTCTCATCCCAGATAAAGGTGTCCCTGAAAACAAATTGGGTCTCTCCGTAACTACGAAATAACTTTGAATACAAAAGCATTAACATTCTGATACGCAGACGTTGAAGGACTAATTCATCTTGCAAACAGCCCACGACTCCACAAAACTAATCTAGACGGAGCGAAACTAATATCCAACGCATTTGTAGAACAAGTTTAAGGGAATAATGTTGTTGTTTCGAGTAAATCTACCTTCACCGGCTGTCTGGAAATGCCTGAATTTAGCTTAGAACTAGGTTACTTCGACAAGAAACAAGGAGTTGGGTCATAATGCGTCGGCGTAGTTATGCTGCTAATTTGTCTAACTCCTATTCATTGTCTCCAGACGAAAACGTTTGAATTATTTACGTTTCTACATAAAAGATATGTAGatagtacttatacatattgtAGGTTAGAACTgtagaataatttaaatatcgtAGACCATAATGACCAAATAGTTCCGTTAACCCGTTGCCGTTGTTTTATTCCCCACTTCTAAATAGAGGGATGTTATTTAACTATGATAGTGGGAGGGTAATTAGGTGTCTTTGGAGCTACGAAACTGGAGGGCATACTATTTCAATGcgatatattttatcaaatggTTTCATAAAATCGAACTGTTCTAAACTACACATGAGACGAGCGGCGGCGCAGTGTTAAATTTCTGAATAATTTAACGTGGTACTGTTATGGATATACATATAGGATGTCGTTGCTGTAATGTGTCGTATAAATTTGGCTCTGTAACTTTCTCCGGCATTACGCGGTAATAACGCCGCAAATATACAGACATGTTTCGCCGAATTGGAAACAGGCTGCGGAGGAATAATGTATGATATAGAGGCCAATTACGTGACACGAGAGGACGCCAACCTGACCTTCATCTTACCCCGGAGCCGCCGGCTGTTTTGACAGAAgaataagttattaaaactCAATTTCTTTCTTGCGTATTCCCACCTGCCTTTACATCAAGATAAATCCGAAATAGCACACCTATCTTGTTAATATTATATCGGGGTTATATGGCTGGGAATATTCGAGCTACGGTATTTCTCATTTATCATTCTAGATGCAATCTCTATCAAGACTAACACCCATATTCTTAGTCACTTCCATTCCTTATAATTTCCTTGACTTAAGGTTTCTTCCTTAATTCGGTAGCTATAGTCGTAAAAAGTCTCCTTCACTTAAGCATTTCCTTACTCAAGGTTTTGGAATGAACTGTCAAAGTGAAGGTACCTCTTGAGCTACCTTATAGATACTCAAGGATAGAAATGGCGGAGTTTGACGAATTTATTGAATACGTTTTAGGAGAACCATATAATTTCTTGGCACGGCGATACATAAGGGATGCTGAAAACCCTTTCGAATTTTACAATGATACGGAATTTCAGGGACGGTTTCGATTTAGCAAAGCGAGTGTTATAAATCTGCTGATGCCtctattatttgtaaataataaaagaaatCGCCGAGGCCTTCCACTGCCGCCAGCTTTGCAAATTGTGTTGGCCTTACGGTTTTATGCTACCGGAAATTTCCAAGTAAGTCATAGGTAATACTTACCATTTATCCATTTTTTATGCGTTTCgttactgcattttttttgacattgttTGAAGATTTGAAGTTATTTATTCCGTGTCATAGATTGTAGCACCTGCGTAGAACGAAATGTGTTGATAAATCTCAAGAAAAGGAGTCGTATTTCTACCATAGACAAAAGAAAATGAGACCGGAAATGATTTAATTAGCTATagaacgtaaaaaaatcctaaGCGAAATGTTTCTAGCTTCCTTTTTGAAGGAATGTCAAAATACCGACTTAGAATACCGATTTGAAGTGTTCTGTGAGAGATCCCTTATGGCATCCTTCAACAAGTGAAGTAGAATCTTAAGTGAAGGAAATGACTTAGAATATGGGTGTAAGGAGTTAGGTAAAATATCGTACTATGTATGTATCGAATTTTAGGTTAGAATTAGAAATCACCTTTCGCTTCCATTATGGAGTTGTAGCTACGAAACATAACAAACACAGATTCCTATGCGTTTTACTTTTAAACTAAACGGCAAATATAACAACCCACTTCCCTTACCTTGCAGAGTCTGGAAGCGAGCAAGATGGCGGCGATCGCGTCCAAGATGGCGAAGATCGAGGAGGCGTCGCGCATCCGCAGCGAGCAGACCAACACTTTCATCTCCAGCACCAAGGAGGCGCTGGACGCCAAGATGGAGACTCATGAGGAGAAGCGCGAGGCCTACATCAACGAGCTGCGGGCCCGCCTGAAGGACCATTTAGAGGGGGTGGAGAAGACCAGGTATGTGGAAGCAGATGTTAGTGAACCTCTTGATGAACTACCAAATGAAAATTGTCAAAAACCCGATCAAGCCTTCCAAGATTCTGTCTTGCCGGAACAAAACGTTTATGGTACCAGCGGAAACCACAGTTGGATTATTACTTAGGTGTTTTATGCCATTATCTATCCATGAACTTTAGAGAATCATTGTGAGGGTCTATTTTAGGACAGGCAATTCGACAAAATAGGGTTAAGGGTCCCTTTTGTCTACCCCTCCAGAACTCTCAATGATGTTTCTCCCTACAATAACACCTGCTCTCCCCAAGGTTGACGCTGGAGCAGCAGACGGCGGAGGTCTACAAAGCTATTGAAGACAAGATGaacacggcggcggcgcagcgcGACGAGAACATCAAGAAGATGCTCGAGCGCCTCCGCGAGCACGTGAGTAGCAGTCTTGTGCCGTCGTGTTAGAGATCAGTGTTGTGTGCTCCCTTTGTGTGTGTGAGAGAGATGGGTATATTATCAGTGTTTTAGAAGTTAGATGTGCGGGGAGACTAAACGGATTTTTTATGGCACCTCGAATAGAGATATCTGTGATCGTATCTCAAAAAAAGGTCAAAAAGTATTATTAATcataaagaaacaaaagatTGCACTAGTATTGCCTCAGTGCTTATGTCAATGTTAGGTATACAACTTATTCATGGCACCTTTACACCTAATTTGCATTTTTAGTTAATTcattaagggcgtcttgcacaacaaagttaaataaaattaaatagtttgtctcttgctctgacagtataatgtcagagcaagaggtcatagttttaattttatttaactttgttgtgcaagacaccCTAAATCTTGTCCCGTTTTTCTCAGCCAATGCCAGAATGattgtttgtgtgtgtgtgtattaaattgtgtttaaaggtTTACTTGAATAACCAACGATTACTGTAATGACCCCTCGTTGATTGATTGATAATCGCTGATTAAACTTTGTTTCTAATGATGatctaaaaacaaaactttctGTAGACCTTTATACTAATGTACTAGTGTTCCATTCTCATTAAAAACTGTTGCATACTCCCTTGGTATTTAAACTCTTTGTACCAAAACAATCGTtgcatttatattttcatacataacGAAAACCAAGAAAGTCTACAACAGTGATTCCACAAGGCCCGTTCATTTCTACACTAGGCCATACAATAAGAAGTCACCATAACCCTAGTACCACCATCTATATGCGACTTAATACAAAATTCCTACAAGCTATTTCGCATTGAACACCACCTCAACTTAACCGCATCGCTTTAAGACCGGTTCAGCTACTCCTTATTCTACGGCCGTAGCAAACAAACGGGCCCTCCACGCATCCATTCACTCTATGTCGTCCGCTTAACGCTAGGAGGAGCAAGTGCGCAAGGTGCGTTCCGGCAACCAGGAGCGCTTCCAGCAGCTCGAGGACTCCATCCAGGCCAAGCTCACGCAGGCGGCCGGGCGCCGGCAGCTCATCGAGGCCGAGCAAAGGGAGAAACTGCGCACCTATGTGAGTTGGCTGAATAGGATAGTGGCCTTTGCCAGAAAAAAATGGGGGGCATAGAGTAGGAATGTTGTGTCCACAGATAAGTTTTTTGTAGTCTCAGAAGAATGCCTCTAAACGTTAACGTATCGAACGTTTGAGTTGTTATTTGTTATGAGCAAATGAATATTTAGGGAAACTGCAATCCATCTATCATCAACAGTTATGATTttagttacttaattattttacctTCATTTATATGCTTTAGatctaattttattgtaagggAAAGATTCTTCTTAGAATTAttcttatttacattaattatctttaaaaagttaaattaaattgtatattttaaggAGAATCTACTCCTTCTCTATCAACTTTCAAACTCAACCGCATTTTATTTAgttccgccattttgtttccGTTGATCATCCATTTTGTTTTCCATCATCTCACGCTAGAACTCGAAGCTAGCGGACGTGCGCTCC
This is a stretch of genomic DNA from Plutella xylostella chromosome 4, ilPluXylo3.1, whole genome shotgun sequence. It encodes these proteins:
- the LOC105381792 gene encoding stathmin isoform X5, which produces MLIGLVRDSVLQCFCHSCRAPVLPAAHRRSAPAKKPVGKPRTKQPKKVKFITTEIRCQEMSKGGLAYEVILAEPVGAPAPKRADSPEKSPTVEEIQEKLKAAEERRRSLEASKMAAIASKMAKIEEASRIRSEQTNTFISSTKEALDAKMETHEEKREAYINELRARLKDHLEGVEKTRLTLEQQTAEVYKAIEDKMNTAAAQRDENIKKMLERLREHERRAELVRQNKSARAEADPAPTSG
- the LOC105381792 gene encoding stathmin-4 isoform X3 yields the protein MLIGLVRDSVLQCFCHSCRAPVLPAAHRRSAPAKKPVGKPRTKQPKKVKFITTEIRCQEMSKGGLAYEVILAEPVGAPAPKRADSPEKSPTVEEIQEKLKAAEERRRSLEASKMAAIASKMAKIEEASRIRSEQTNTFISSTKEALDAKMETHEEKREAYINELRARLKDHLEGVEKTRLTLEQQTAEVYKAIEDKMNTAAAQRDENIKKMLERLREHNSKLADVRSTMTAKVEEITKDIETKLTAAEQNREKEIQKRLDFVKKEERRAELVRQNKSARAEADPAPTSG
- the LOC105381792 gene encoding stathmin-4 isoform X4; this translates as MLIGLVRDSVLQCFCHSCRAPVLPAAHRRSAPAKKPVGKPRTKQPKKVKFITTEIRCQEMSKGGLAYEVILAEPVGAPAPKRADSPEKSPTVEEIQEKLKAAEERRRSLEASKMAAIASKMAKIEEASRIRSEQTNTFISSTKEALDAKMETHEEKREAYINELRARLKDHLEGVEKTRLTLEQQTAEVYKAIEDKMNTAAAQRDENIKKMLERLREHEEQVRKVRSGNQERFQQLEDSIQAKLTQAAGRRQLIEAEQREKLRTYERRAELVRQNKSARAEADPAPTSG
- the LOC105381792 gene encoding stress response protein NST1 isoform X1; its protein translation is MLIGLVRDSVLQCFCHSCRAPVLPAAHRRSAPAKKPVGKPRTKQPKKVKFITTEIRCQEMSKGGLAYEVILAEPVGAPAPKRADSPEKSPTVEEIQEKLKAAEERRRSLEASKMAAIASKMAKIEEASRIRSEQTNTFISSTKEALDAKMETHEEKREAYINELRARLKDHLEGVEKTRLTLEQQTAEVYKAIEDKMNTAAAQRDENIKKMLERLREHEEQVRKVRSGNQERFQQLEDSIQAKLTQAAGRRQLIEAEQREKLRTYNSKLADVRSTMTAKVEEITKDIETKLTAAEQNREKEIQKRLDFVKKEERRAELVRQNKSARAEADPAPTSG
- the LOC105381792 gene encoding stress response protein NST1 isoform X2 is translated as MEIEINKSTEIRCQEMSKGGLAYEVILAEPVGAPAPKRADSPEKSPTVEEIQEKLKAAEERRRSLEASKMAAIASKMAKIEEASRIRSEQTNTFISSTKEALDAKMETHEEKREAYINELRARLKDHLEGVEKTRLTLEQQTAEVYKAIEDKMNTAAAQRDENIKKMLERLREHEEQVRKVRSGNQERFQQLEDSIQAKLTQAAGRRQLIEAEQREKLRTYNSKLADVRSTMTAKVEEITKDIETKLTAAEQNREKEIQKRLDFVKKEERRAELVRQNKSARAEADPAPTSG